DNA sequence from the Prolixibacter sp. SD074 genome:
ATTTTCATGTTGTTTAGGCTCTTCCCCGTCATCCTTTTTTTTCTTTTTTTTGAACGGATTCAGTTTCCGGAAGATTTCAGCATAAGCATTTATATTGAGAATGACAGAGTCATTGGCAGCTTTATAAGTAAGAAAAATGCCGGCAGGCAGAAACAACAGCGATGAGAACCACATGCCTTCCCAAATATGTCCAACACCTTCGCGCGACATCTTTTCACCGGTCATGGAGATGATGTAATAGAAAATGAAGAGGACGATGGAGATAACGAGCGGCATTCCCAGTCCGCCTTTCCGGATAATCGCTCCCAATGGAGCTCCAATAAAGAAGAAGATGAGACATGCCAGCGAAAGCGTGAACTTCCGATGCCATTCGACCCAATATTTATTCAACCATTTGGTACGAAGATCCAGGTCATCTTTGGCCTGCTGAAGTGAACGTTTGTTGGAACGGGCATTTCGGAGTGCCTGGCTAACAATGTCCATTTTTACGTTCCTGTTCATGTGGTTCAGCATGCTGTCGACGTCAACATATTCGTCCATCTTTAACCTGGACGTGACGGAACTGTCGGTTCGCGCATACGAAACCACTTCGCGGGTAAGCGGCGGTAAATAGTTTAGCTTAACAGAGAAATCAGTCCTTCGTTTGTCCAGATCCTTTGCCATGGAATCGGCACTTGACGACAGTTGGCGCAAACTAAGGGCCTTGTAGAAATTGCCAACCGAGCTTTCGTCTTTTCGCTTGAAATCCATTCCTTTTATAGGAGTTATCAGAACTTCTTTGCTGAATTTGTCCCGCCGAAATGGATATTCGTTATTGCGGCGGCGCGAATTCGGTTCCTGGTCGGTATATGCTTCGCCTGAGAAAAGCGTCAGCACCATAAATTTCTTGTCTTCACTCATCTTCATGACACCTGAATCTGCCACGGTGACGGAGGTATTTCCTTCATTTTTTGTGTGATCGTAGATCATGATATTGTAGAGCTTGTCAGTTTTTTTTGATTTTCGGCCGACTTTAATGGAGTAACCATCTATTTCGTTTGAGAATACGCCGTCTTTGACAATCAACTCGGGTTTCTGGTAACGAATGCTGAGCAGCAACGCAGCAAATTTGCGGTTGGTGACCGGCATAATATCATTGGCAAAATAGAACGCAAAGAGGCTGACAAAAACGCTCAAAAATATCAGTGGTCTCATAATGCGGGTCAGTGAAATACCCGCTGCTTTCATCGCAAGCAACTCGTTATTCTCACCTAAATTCCCAAAAGTCATAATCGAAGCGAGGAGCATGGAAAGAGGTAAGGCCAATGGAATCAGACTGGAGATGGCATAAAGCATTAATTCGGCAATGACCTCGCCATCCAATCCTTTACCTACAAATTCGTCCAGGTACGTCCACAAAAATTGCATGAGGAGGACGAAAACCGTGATAAAAAAAGTCATGAAAAACGGTCCGATGAACCGGTTTATCATATATTTATAAAGTTGCTTCATGAACGTTATAAGTCATAATCTGAAACCTTCACAAAGCTAATGTATTTTTGGGATTTTGAACAAATGATATTAGGAGCCGAGTGCATGTTTCAGCTCAGTAATTTGGGAGTTCCAGAGATCTTTGGCATCGTCGATTTCGTCTTCTTCAACAAAATCAGTAATAACCAACGAAACATCACCCGTTAGTTCATCGCGGGCAACTTTGAATTCAAAGTAGCAATCTTCATCACAGTCTGTCCAGCGGAACCGGACCATATCATTTTGCCGGCTGCCAATCATTTCGGCTTCCTGCTCGGTACTGTCCCAAACAAATGTGTATGTTTTCCCTCGCACAGTCACATTATCGGCAAACCATTCTGATAATCCCGAAGCGGTACTTAATCGGCTAAATAAAACGGAAGGAGATGATTTGAAATTATATTCGAGCTGAAGTTTCTTCATTGTGGTTTTATTGAACGTAAGTAAAGTTATCAAGTGGGATAACATTTTACTGCAAAGTAGTAAATTATTCCAGTTTGGCAATCACCAGCGGGATCTGTTGGCTGAAAAAAACGTCAAAAATTTGAGCAAAGCAGTTGACAGGTGACGGAAACATATTATATTTGCACCCGCAATCGCGAAAAAATGGCGAGGTAGCTCAGCTGGTTAGAGCGCATGATTCATAATCATGAGGTCGCCGGTTCAAGCCCGGCTCTCGCTACTAAGGCCTGAAAGTAATTACTTGCAGGCCTTTTTCTTTACTGAAGATGGATGGCTTTAGGCCGTAAGCTTTTGGCTGGTTTCATCCCGGGGCTTAAATTTGCATAAGCGTTCGATTAATCAGCAGACCATTCAGTCCCTTTCGTTATGCTTCGAATCAGTTCATTGGCGATATTCGAACTTTCGAGCCGCATGATACTTTCTTCGGCGCTGCCATAACTTAGCAGGTTGATGCTCCCGTACCAAACAATCTTTTCATCCATAACAGCAAATTTCTGATGGATATTTGACTTAAAGACAACCACTACCCCGGAACTTTTTAAC
Encoded proteins:
- a CDS encoding LptF/LptG family permease; translated protein: MKQLYKYMINRFIGPFFMTFFITVFVLLMQFLWTYLDEFVGKGLDGEVIAELMLYAISSLIPLALPLSMLLASIMTFGNLGENNELLAMKAAGISLTRIMRPLIFLSVFVSLFAFYFANDIMPVTNRKFAALLLSIRYQKPELIVKDGVFSNEIDGYSIKVGRKSKKTDKLYNIMIYDHTKNEGNTSVTVADSGVMKMSEDKKFMVLTLFSGEAYTDQEPNSRRRNNEYPFRRDKFSKEVLITPIKGMDFKRKDESSVGNFYKALSLRQLSSSADSMAKDLDKRRTDFSVKLNYLPPLTREVVSYARTDSSVTSRLKMDEYVDVDSMLNHMNRNVKMDIVSQALRNARSNKRSLQQAKDDLDLRTKWLNKYWVEWHRKFTLSLACLIFFFIGAPLGAIIRKGGLGMPLVISIVLFIFYYIISMTGEKMSREGVGHIWEGMWFSSLLFLPAGIFLTYKAANDSVILNINAYAEIFRKLNPFKKKKKKDDGEEPKQHENPLAGQ
- a CDS encoding START-like domain-containing protein, whose translation is MKKLQLEYNFKSSPSVLFSRLSTASGLSEWFADNVTVRGKTYTFVWDSTEQEAEMIGSRQNDMVRFRWTDCDEDCYFEFKVARDELTGDVSLVITDFVEEDEIDDAKDLWNSQITELKHALGS